The genomic stretch ACAATACCCATTTCTTATCTGACAGTTCTGATGATAAAGATTGTAACTTTGATTATGAAATTGCATTATCCCAATTTGATACACTTGTTCATACTCAACCCACTCCTCACATCTCTGCTTTCGCTTCGATTTTGAATCCCCTTTTTAAAATGAAGCACTATTCCACTTTTATTGCATTGTCTAACAAGCTTGATTTTTTGCCTGTTTATCCGGATTTTTATATGATTAACATGATTATTAAATGTTATTGCGAATTGGGTCGTGCTGATTTGGGTCTTTCCCTTTTGGGTAAGCTAATGAAGCTCGGTTTTCAGCCGGATATTAGAACTTATACTGACTTAATCCATGGACTGTGTGTAAACAATGGCAATGTCGGTGCTGCCGTTGCGCTTTTTCGCAAGGCTGTTGATCAGGGTTGGCAAATGAAGGTGCTTACCTATGGTACTTTGATTAATAGTCTATGTAAAGTTGGTCAAACTGATGAAGGCCTTAAGGTGCTTAGGATGATGAGACTTACCGGTGTTGAGCCTGGTGTGATCTTATATACTACGATCATTGATGGTCTTTGTAAGCAAAACCTAATGTCTCAGGCTCAACAACTTTTCTCTGAAATGATTAGCAAAGGCATCATCCCTAATGCTATCACATACTCTACCCTAATTTGGGGGTATTGTAACTTAGGCCAATGGGGTGATGTTGAAAGGGTAGTCCGAGAAATGGTTGATACAGGAACTGAACCTAATGTAACGACCTTCACTACATTGCTTCATGGGCTATCTAAAGAAGGAAAGCTAAGAGAAGTAGAACACATCATTGATTTAATGACTAATGCTGGCTGTACTCCGAATCTTTTGTCGTATAATACTTGGATTGATGGATTATGCAAGCAAGGGCTGATGGACAAAGCACAAGAAATTGTAAAAATTATGATTGCAAAGGGATTCACTCCTGATGTTATCACGTACAGCATTTTGATCAATGGTTATTCTAAGCTTAGAAGGATGGATGCTGTTATAGCTTTGCTTAAAGAAATGTCTCAAAAAGGGCTGTCTCCAGATACCTTCATTTATAACTCATTGATTgacatgctatgcaaggaagGGAAGACAAAAGAAGTAGAGGAAATCATGAAGCTGATGATTGGTAAAAAGCAAGGTCCTAACACGGTCAACTATACAACACTTATTCAAGGGTATTGTAGAAATGGACTGATGGATAAAGCCCTAGAAATATTAGAAATTATGACTGCAAAGGGCGTTGCTGCTGACGTCGTTACATACAACAGTTTGTTGCTTGGTTATTGTAAGTTTAGAAGGATGGATGCTGCCATTGCTTTGCTTAAAGAGATGTCTCAAAAAGGTTTGTCACCCGACATTTTCACGTACACGGCACTTATTCAAGGGTATTGTACAAATGGACTGATGGATAAAGCCCTAGAAATACTAGAAATTATGACTGCAAAGGGCGTTGCTGCCGACGTCGTTACATACAACATTTTGTTGCATGGTTATTGTAAGCGTAGAAGGATGGATGCTGCCATCGCTTTGCTTAAAGAGATGTCTCAAAAAGGTTTGTCACCCAACATTGTCACTTACAACACACTAGTTCGCTTGCTATGCACTAAAGGGAAGATACAAATAGCAGAAAAAATCATCAAGCTGATGATTGATAAAAACCAGAATCCTGACACGGATACGTACACGGCACTTATATGGAGTTATTGTAGAAATGGACTGATGGATAAAGCACAGGAGACATTTGAAACTATGGTGTCAAAGGGGTGTGCACCTAATGTTGTAACTTTTAGATGCTTAATCCATGGTTACTT from Silene latifolia isolate original U9 population chromosome 5, ASM4854445v1, whole genome shotgun sequence encodes the following:
- the LOC141657716 gene encoding uncharacterized protein LOC141657716 gives rise to the protein MAKAMLHFNTRLQKGIFFSFSSPFVNNYLPLSFYHNTHFLSDSSDDKDCNFDYEIALSQFDTLVHTQPTPHISAFASILNPLFKMKHYSTFIALSNKLDFLPVYPDFYMINMIIKCYCELGRADLGLSLLGKLMKLGFQPDIRTYTDLIHGLCVNNGNVGAAVALFRKAVDQGWQMKVLTYGTLINSLCKVGQTDEGLKVLRMMRLTGVEPGVILYTTIIDGLCKQNLMSQAQQLFSEMISKGIIPNAITYSTLIWGYCNLGQWGDVERVVREMVDTGTEPNVTTFTTLLHGLSKEGKLREVEHIIDLMTNAGCTPNLLSYNTWIDGLCKQGLMDKAQEIVKIMIAKGFTPDVITYSILINGYSKLRRMDAVIALLKEMSQKGLSPDTFIYNSLIDMLCKEGKTKEVEEIMKLMIGKKQGPNTVNYTTLIQGYCRNGLMDKALEILEIMTAKGVAADVVTYNSLLLGYCKFRRMDAAIALLKEMSQKGLSPDIFTYTALIQGYCTNGLMDKALEILEIMTAKGVAADVVTYNILLHGYCKRRRMDAAIALLKEMSQKGLSPNIVTYNTLVRLLCTKGKIQIAEKIIKLMIDKNQNPDTDTYTALIWSYCRNGLMDKAQETFETMVSKGCAPNVVTFRCLIHGYFKQKRMDDVLSTFKEMSKNRVVQDKAIYRMLVRMLYKEGKNKEAESIIKLMATVYQDPMVVICDSLAGEKCKTF